In Haloterrigena turkmenica DSM 5511, a single genomic region encodes these proteins:
- a CDS encoding metallophosphoesterase family protein — protein sequence MTIAPPVADDEVSFDHQRLDADSYDDVYVIGDVHGCLDALEQLLSTLEFGPNDLGVFVGDLVRKGPDSKAVLKRVRDSPQLRSVRGNNEQKFLDDEADLEALEPADYRYLESLPTAISWDDNLVVHGGVDPARSLSEHSDRDLLTMRSPNGDGYDGPFWFDEYAGPLRVFFGHTVLDEPVEREWAVGLDTGCVYGGRLTAYDLRGERFVSISTPEHQPRPDEKFAEPAE from the coding sequence GTGACGATTGCTCCACCAGTTGCCGACGACGAGGTATCGTTCGATCATCAGCGTCTCGACGCCGACTCCTACGACGACGTCTACGTGATCGGCGACGTTCACGGCTGTCTCGACGCCCTCGAGCAGTTGCTCTCGACGCTCGAGTTCGGCCCGAACGACCTCGGCGTGTTCGTCGGGGATCTGGTCCGGAAGGGACCGGACAGCAAGGCGGTCCTCAAGCGGGTGCGGGACTCGCCGCAGCTGCGGTCGGTCCGAGGGAACAACGAGCAGAAATTCCTCGACGACGAGGCCGACCTCGAGGCGCTCGAACCGGCCGATTACCGGTACCTCGAGTCGCTGCCGACCGCCATCTCGTGGGACGACAACCTCGTCGTCCACGGCGGCGTCGATCCGGCGCGCTCGCTTTCGGAGCATTCGGATCGAGACCTGCTGACGATGCGGAGTCCGAACGGCGACGGCTACGACGGCCCGTTCTGGTTCGACGAGTACGCGGGCCCGCTGCGGGTCTTTTTCGGCCACACCGTGCTCGATGAGCCCGTCGAACGCGAGTGGGCCGTCGGCCTCGATACGGGCTGTGTCTACGGCGGTCGGCTCACGGCCTACGACCTCCGCGGCGAGCGGTTCGTGAGCATCTCGACGCCCGAGCACCAGCCGCGCCCGGACGAGAAGTTCGCCGAACCTGCGGAGTGA
- a CDS encoding ABC transporter ATP-binding protein, whose product MSAIELRGVTKRYRRFGIRGSRTVTALHDLDLTVRSGEIFGFLGPNGAGKSTTIDLLLDYAAPTSGSIRVLGRDVASESAAVRDRIGVLPDGYGPIGDRTGRDHVEFAIDAKDADDDPDDLIDRVGMQGPADYPVAEYSKGMAQRLMLAVALAGRPDLLVLDEPSTGLDPNGARTMRRIVREENERGATVFFSSHIMEQVEAVCDRVGILDGGELVAVDSIDALRESAGGSAAVTLALSAVPADVVDYVRALEGVVDVEIDEPSVTVTCDDAAKAAVVAAFYDSPATVRDVTTSETSLEDLFERYTRGVAQ is encoded by the coding sequence ATGTCTGCGATCGAACTCCGCGGGGTGACCAAACGCTACCGGCGGTTCGGCATCCGCGGAAGCCGAACGGTCACCGCCCTCCACGACCTCGATCTCACCGTGCGCTCCGGCGAGATCTTCGGCTTTCTCGGCCCGAACGGCGCCGGCAAGTCAACGACCATCGACCTCCTGTTGGACTACGCCGCCCCCACGTCGGGCTCGATTCGCGTCCTCGGCCGCGACGTCGCGAGCGAGAGCGCGGCCGTCCGTGATCGGATCGGCGTCCTGCCCGACGGCTACGGTCCGATCGGCGACCGAACGGGCCGCGACCACGTCGAGTTCGCCATCGACGCCAAGGACGCCGACGACGATCCCGACGACCTCATCGACCGCGTCGGGATGCAGGGCCCGGCCGACTACCCCGTCGCGGAGTACTCGAAGGGGATGGCCCAGCGGCTCATGCTCGCCGTGGCGCTGGCGGGCCGGCCGGACCTCCTCGTGCTGGACGAGCCCTCGACGGGGCTCGACCCTAACGGCGCGCGCACCATGCGCCGAATCGTCCGCGAGGAGAACGAACGCGGCGCGACCGTCTTCTTCTCGAGTCACATCATGGAGCAGGTCGAGGCGGTCTGCGACCGCGTCGGCATCCTGGACGGCGGCGAACTCGTCGCCGTCGACTCGATCGACGCGTTGCGCGAGTCCGCCGGCGGCTCAGCGGCCGTGACGCTCGCGCTCTCCGCGGTCCCCGCCGACGTCGTCGACTACGTCCGAGCGCTCGAGGGCGTGGTCGACGTCGAGATCGACGAGCCGTCGGTGACGGTGACCTGCGACGACGCCGCGAAGGCGGCGGTCGTCGCGGCCTTCTACGACTCGCCGGCGACCGTCCGGGACGTCACGACCAGCGAGACCTCCCTTGAGGACCTGTTCGAACGCTACACGCGGGGTGTCGCCCAGTGA
- a CDS encoding phosphatase PAP2 family protein — MALLNMLLLTGLAVLAGVTMTCVLCLDRRQLRRTIGEYDHRLRDVAPYLGAAALFFLTKRLTHDYSVKLSHALDWDITAEIYAAEGEFVAHLQDIVPQATLEFFSIMYMFGFPFLLVTAPILYFALSSQRHLKELLIAYVFNYVIGAICYTLFIAYGPRNHLSTVDGLMYSFYPQTQDMTAAVSANTDVFPSLHTSLAVVVLLFAWRSRREYPRWLPLATFVAASVVFSTMYLGIHWLMDVVAGIVLGVGSIYAAERIVARAEGDAGRMSVLDDREEGIASDASD, encoded by the coding sequence ATGGCTCTGCTAAATATGCTCCTCCTGACCGGCCTCGCCGTCCTGGCTGGAGTGACGATGACGTGCGTTCTCTGCCTCGATCGGCGGCAACTCCGCCGAACCATCGGTGAGTACGATCACCGACTCCGGGACGTCGCCCCGTATCTCGGCGCCGCGGCGCTGTTCTTCCTGACCAAGCGGTTGACCCACGACTACAGCGTGAAGCTCTCGCACGCGCTCGATTGGGATATCACGGCCGAAATCTACGCCGCCGAAGGCGAGTTCGTTGCCCACCTTCAGGATATCGTTCCGCAGGCCACGCTCGAATTCTTCTCGATCATGTACATGTTCGGCTTCCCGTTCCTCCTGGTGACCGCGCCGATCCTCTACTTCGCGCTGTCCTCCCAGCGCCACCTCAAGGAGTTGCTCATCGCGTACGTGTTCAACTACGTGATCGGCGCGATCTGTTACACGCTGTTTATCGCGTACGGCCCGCGCAACCACCTGTCGACCGTCGACGGTCTCATGTACAGCTTCTATCCACAGACTCAGGACATGACGGCGGCGGTCTCGGCGAACACGGACGTGTTCCCGTCGCTGCACACGTCGCTGGCGGTCGTCGTCCTACTGTTCGCGTGGCGCTCGCGCCGGGAGTACCCCCGCTGGCTCCCGCTCGCGACGTTCGTGGCCGCCAGCGTCGTCTTCTCGACGATGTATCTGGGCATTCACTGGTTGATGGACGTCGTGGCCGGCATCGTCCTCGGCGTGGGGAGCATCTACGCGGCCGAGCGGATCGTCGCCCGCGCGGAAGGCGACGCCGGTCGGATGTCCGTTCTCGACGACCGCGAGGAAGGAATCGCGTCCGACGCGAGCGACTGA
- a CDS encoding TspO/MBR family protein, producing the protein MATRTTTRRDSDRYSLLRALGFAVLVNVVGAAPSIFSSPDSAWFRSLEKPWFYPPSIAFPLVWTALFTLLGVALWLVWRSDSAGRRLALGLFALQMAFNVVWTPAFFALEAPLLALGVILALWGLIVGTVVAFDRVDRRAAALLVPYLAWVTFAAVLNFELWRLNA; encoded by the coding sequence ATGGCCACCCGGACAACCACTCGTCGCGATTCCGACCGCTACTCGCTGCTTCGCGCGCTCGGCTTCGCGGTGCTGGTAAACGTCGTCGGCGCCGCCCCCAGTATCTTCTCGTCGCCCGATAGCGCCTGGTTTCGGAGCCTCGAGAAGCCGTGGTTCTACCCGCCGTCGATCGCGTTTCCGCTCGTCTGGACGGCGCTGTTCACGCTGCTCGGCGTCGCGCTGTGGCTGGTCTGGCGCAGCGATAGCGCCGGCCGACGGCTCGCGCTCGGGCTGTTCGCCCTCCAGATGGCGTTCAACGTCGTCTGGACGCCCGCGTTCTTCGCGCTCGAGGCCCCGCTGTTGGCCCTCGGCGTCATCCTCGCGCTCTGGGGACTGATCGTCGGAACCGTCGTCGCGTTCGATCGAGTCGATCGGCGCGCTGCGGCGTTGCTCGTCCCGTACCTCGCGTGGGTGACCTTCGCCGCCGTCCTCAATTTCGAACTCTGGCGGCTGAACGCCTGA
- a CDS encoding DEAD/DEAH box helicase produces MAAQDEEPPSIEHPLLEPDFLERRLYQLKLAGTAANDHTLVCLPTGLGKTTVSLLVTARRLEEVGGKSLMLAPTKPLVQQHADFYREALQIPDEEIVVFTGDVSPDDRAAMWEEATVVMATPQVIENDLVGSRISLADVTHITFDECHRATGDYAYNYIAERYHADARDPLVTGMSASPGGDEEAILEVCENLGLREVEVMTEEDADVDEFTHDTDVEWERIDLPEEVIEIRDALNEVIKERLEKLKELGVASSTQPDQSQKDLNRMRAELQKLINNDQSEGFEGMSVHAEIMKLRQAVTLVETQSVEAVCRYFDRQRNQARSSGASKASQRLVSDPRVREAMRKAESFDQLHPKYRKTRMLLAETLGLEGGERVIVFTESRDTAEALTDFLSESFDAKRFVGQGDREGSDGMTQTEQQEVLDQFRGGEFEVLVSTSVAEEGLDVPEVDLVLFYEPVPTAIRSIQRKGRTGRQSEGRVVVLMAEDTRDEAYFWISRRREKEMESELRDLKGVADDLEEELDDSQQALTDFDDDAPESEVKVDDRGENPDAVGDSSSGSEGVSEQPGLRDFAGDDGAEDDAGGGDRSDDAAEDEVETHEPHAEGDAIEVVADQREMDANIARDLSRREEIEVRLETLEVGDYVCSDRVVVERKSVADFVDSLVGGDRSVFEQVGAMARHYSRPIVIVEGDGLYEQRDVHPNAVRGALSSLAVDFGASVLRTEGEQETTELLAVIAGREQETADREVSVHGEKQSKTLAEQQEYVVSSIAEIGPVTARSLLEEFGTVEAVMIASEEELQDADGVGAVTAERIREVIGSEYTG; encoded by the coding sequence ATGGCAGCACAGGACGAGGAACCGCCCTCGATCGAGCATCCGCTTCTCGAGCCCGACTTTCTAGAACGGCGACTCTACCAGCTAAAGCTCGCGGGAACGGCCGCGAACGACCACACGCTCGTCTGTCTCCCCACCGGACTGGGGAAGACGACGGTGAGCCTGCTCGTCACCGCGCGCAGACTCGAGGAGGTCGGCGGGAAGTCGCTGATGCTCGCGCCGACGAAGCCCCTCGTCCAGCAACACGCCGACTTCTATCGCGAAGCCCTCCAAATTCCCGACGAGGAGATCGTCGTGTTTACGGGCGACGTCAGCCCCGACGATCGCGCCGCGATGTGGGAGGAAGCGACGGTCGTGATGGCGACCCCGCAGGTGATCGAGAACGACCTCGTCGGCAGCCGGATCTCGCTCGCCGACGTGACCCACATCACGTTCGACGAGTGCCACCGCGCGACCGGCGACTACGCCTACAACTACATCGCCGAGCGCTACCACGCCGACGCGCGGGACCCGCTCGTCACCGGCATGTCGGCCTCGCCCGGCGGCGACGAGGAGGCCATCCTCGAGGTCTGTGAGAACCTCGGCCTCCGAGAGGTCGAGGTGATGACCGAGGAGGACGCCGACGTCGACGAGTTCACCCACGACACCGACGTCGAGTGGGAGCGCATCGACCTCCCCGAGGAGGTCATCGAGATCCGGGACGCGCTGAACGAGGTGATCAAAGAGCGCCTCGAGAAGCTGAAGGAACTGGGCGTGGCGTCCTCGACCCAGCCCGACCAGTCCCAGAAGGATCTGAACCGGATGCGCGCGGAGCTCCAGAAGCTGATCAACAACGACCAGTCGGAGGGCTTCGAGGGGATGTCCGTTCACGCGGAAATCATGAAGCTCCGGCAGGCCGTGACGCTAGTCGAAACCCAGAGCGTCGAAGCCGTCTGCCGGTACTTCGACCGCCAGCGCAACCAGGCCCGCTCGTCGGGCGCCTCGAAGGCGAGCCAGCGGCTGGTGTCGGACCCGCGAGTGCGGGAGGCGATGCGCAAAGCTGAGAGCTTCGACCAGCTCCATCCCAAATATCGCAAGACCAGAATGCTGCTCGCCGAGACGCTCGGCCTCGAGGGCGGCGAGCGCGTCATCGTCTTCACCGAGTCCCGCGACACCGCGGAGGCGCTGACGGACTTCCTCTCCGAGAGCTTCGACGCCAAGCGGTTCGTCGGCCAGGGCGACCGCGAGGGGAGCGACGGGATGACCCAGACCGAACAACAGGAAGTGCTCGATCAGTTCCGCGGCGGCGAGTTCGAGGTGCTCGTCTCCACCTCGGTCGCCGAAGAGGGGCTGGACGTGCCGGAAGTCGACCTCGTGCTGTTCTACGAGCCCGTCCCGACGGCGATCCGCTCGATCCAGCGCAAGGGCCGAACCGGCCGCCAGTCCGAGGGTCGGGTCGTCGTCCTGATGGCCGAGGACACCCGCGACGAGGCCTACTTCTGGATCTCGCGGCGCCGCGAGAAGGAGATGGAGTCGGAGCTGCGCGACCTGAAGGGGGTCGCCGACGATCTCGAGGAGGAGTTAGACGACTCCCAGCAGGCGCTGACGGATTTCGACGACGACGCTCCGGAAAGCGAAGTGAAAGTGGACGACCGCGGTGAAAATCCCGACGCCGTCGGCGATTCTTCCAGTGGAAGCGAGGGGGTTTCGGAACAGCCCGGCCTCCGGGATTTCGCGGGCGACGACGGAGCCGAAGACGACGCCGGCGGAGGCGATAGGAGCGACGACGCTGCGGAAGACGAGGTCGAAACCCACGAACCCCACGCCGAGGGCGATGCGATCGAGGTCGTCGCCGACCAGCGCGAGATGGATGCCAACATCGCGCGGGACCTCTCGCGGCGCGAGGAGATCGAAGTGCGCCTCGAGACGCTCGAGGTCGGCGACTACGTCTGTTCGGACCGGGTGGTCGTCGAGCGCAAGTCCGTCGCGGACTTCGTCGACTCGCTGGTCGGCGGCGACCGGTCGGTCTTCGAGCAGGTCGGCGCGATGGCCCGCCACTACTCCCGCCCGATCGTGATCGTCGAGGGCGACGGACTGTACGAACAGCGGGACGTCCACCCGAACGCGGTTCGGGGCGCGCTCTCGAGTCTGGCCGTCGACTTCGGCGCGAGCGTCCTCCGGACGGAAGGCGAACAGGAGACGACCGAGCTGCTGGCGGTGATCGCCGGCCGCGAGCAGGAAACCGCCGATCGAGAGGTGTCGGTTCACGGCGAGAAGCAGTCCAAGACGCTCGCCGAACAGCAGGAGTACGTCGTCTCCTCGATCGCCGAGATCGGGCCCGTGACGGCGCGCTCGCTGCTCGAGGAGTTCGGCACGGTCGAGGCGGTGATGATCGCCAGCGAGGAGGAGTTACAGGACGCCGACGGCGTCGGGGCGGTGACCGCCGAGCGAATCCGGGAAGTGATCGGGAGCGAGTACACGGGGTAG
- a CDS encoding MFS transporter, giving the protein MQRFERVSRIRSVLAEGRGKILFAVATGWCFSIGVRLTYPVLLPFLREAYGLDLTTAGFLLTALWLAYALGQLPGGILADRLGEGNILVASSLVSAVAVGVVAIANSAALVYLATACFGFGTALYGVARFTILSDVFPNNAGTAVGVTMAAGEVGNAALPLAAGAIATTLAWQFGFGLAAPVFLLVAGLLWAVVPGRTSGEGSAVDSLSLETVRYVAVQLRRREIVVVTAIQILTYCVWQAFTGFYPTYLIEIKGFSEGVATALFSAFFALGIVVQPATGRLYDEFGIRRSLPIVLGVMAVALVALPFLEGFWPVVAGTVLLSSILGYGTITLPYMTAAFPTDMQGTGVGFLRSTYMTIGAASPVLFGALAERGFFDEGYVVLAAFVVCAIALVRWLPGLSAAVSD; this is encoded by the coding sequence TTGCAGCGGTTCGAACGGGTGTCGCGGATTCGATCGGTGCTCGCGGAGGGTCGCGGGAAGATCCTGTTCGCCGTCGCGACCGGCTGGTGTTTCTCGATCGGCGTCCGACTCACCTATCCCGTGTTGTTACCCTTCCTGCGGGAGGCCTACGGCCTCGACCTGACGACGGCGGGATTCCTGCTGACGGCGCTGTGGCTCGCGTACGCGCTCGGACAGCTTCCCGGCGGGATCCTCGCCGACCGCCTCGGGGAGGGGAACATCCTCGTGGCGAGCTCGCTCGTCTCGGCGGTGGCGGTCGGCGTCGTCGCCATCGCGAACTCGGCGGCGCTGGTCTATCTCGCGACGGCCTGTTTCGGCTTCGGGACGGCGCTGTACGGCGTCGCCCGGTTCACTATCCTCTCGGACGTCTTCCCGAACAACGCGGGGACCGCGGTCGGCGTCACGATGGCCGCCGGCGAGGTCGGGAACGCCGCGCTCCCGCTCGCGGCCGGCGCCATCGCGACGACGCTGGCCTGGCAGTTCGGCTTCGGCCTCGCCGCGCCCGTCTTCCTGCTGGTCGCCGGCCTGCTGTGGGCCGTCGTCCCCGGCCGAACCTCCGGCGAGGGCAGCGCCGTCGACAGCCTCTCGCTCGAGACCGTCCGGTACGTCGCCGTCCAGCTGCGCCGCCGGGAGATCGTCGTCGTGACGGCGATCCAGATCCTCACCTACTGCGTCTGGCAGGCGTTTACGGGCTTCTATCCGACCTACTTGATCGAGATCAAAGGGTTCTCGGAGGGGGTCGCCACGGCGCTGTTCAGCGCGTTCTTCGCGCTCGGGATCGTCGTCCAGCCGGCGACCGGGCGGCTCTACGACGAGTTCGGGATTCGACGGTCGCTACCGATCGTTCTGGGCGTCATGGCCGTCGCGCTCGTCGCCCTCCCGTTCCTCGAGGGGTTCTGGCCGGTCGTCGCCGGGACCGTGCTGCTCTCGAGTATCCTCGGGTACGGAACGATCACGCTGCCGTACATGACCGCGGCGTTCCCGACGGACATGCAGGGGACGGGCGTGGGATTCCTGCGGAGCACCTACATGACGATCGGCGCCGCGAGTCCGGTCCTGTTCGGCGCGCTCGCCGAACGGGGCTTTTTCGACGAGGGCTACGTCGTGCTGGCGGCGTTCGTCGTCTGTGCGATCGCGCTCGTTCGGTGGCTGCCGGGGCTCTCGGCGGCCGTGTCGGACTGA
- a CDS encoding diacylglycerol/polyprenol kinase family protein, protein MADELKRRAVHASGAGLVALYLLAAQFDLGLTWDRFQLLMGLLAVGTIALEFLRLYVGLELSLYDSLTREYEQNQFAGYGYYMLSMTVAVLFFEPRVALPAMLMLAIGDPISGTVSDDSLKFVKGPRVLVTMFVVSALIAAPFLHETPLAVVAAAIGATVADGVKLRIGDYIVDDNLTIPIYAGLLATLVLEFGPV, encoded by the coding sequence ATGGCTGACGAACTAAAGCGACGAGCCGTCCACGCGAGCGGGGCGGGACTGGTCGCGCTCTATCTCCTCGCCGCTCAGTTCGATCTCGGACTGACCTGGGATCGATTTCAGCTCCTGATGGGCCTCCTCGCGGTCGGGACGATCGCCCTCGAGTTCCTCCGGCTCTACGTCGGCCTCGAGTTGTCGCTCTACGACTCGCTGACCCGGGAGTACGAACAGAACCAGTTCGCCGGCTACGGCTACTACATGCTCAGCATGACGGTCGCCGTGTTGTTCTTCGAGCCCCGCGTCGCCCTCCCGGCGATGCTGATGCTCGCGATCGGCGATCCGATCAGCGGGACCGTCTCGGACGACAGCCTCAAGTTCGTCAAGGGGCCGAGGGTGCTGGTCACGATGTTCGTCGTCTCGGCGCTCATCGCCGCGCCCTTTCTCCACGAGACGCCGCTGGCCGTCGTCGCGGCCGCGATCGGCGCGACCGTCGCCGACGGCGTCAAACTCAGAATCGGCGACTACATCGTCGACGACAACCTGACGATCCCCATCTACGCCGGCCTGCTGGCGACGCTCGTCCTCGAGTTCGGGCCGGTTTAA
- a CDS encoding ABC transporter permease subunit, whose translation MSHLAALALFVREDVLDTVRERQVYMLGAIYVLLGALLTYSEGRTAARLSGSAPTLTTGLYALFSMVTPLLALAFFASAVVEKRSSGALKVVLGLPIDRASVVVGTFLSRSLVIAAAIVVSFVAAVPVGLALGLPVDPAQFAGVVAALVLLAVTFTALAVGLSSTVRTSTRATAAAFGVFVLFFFQLWAQLPRIALYVAHGFSWPATTPEWVAFVDALNPIAAYTYLVTGLFPDLEGGTFVRPPPEPTFYQTPAFALAVLAGWIVLALGVGYWRFRTTDL comes from the coding sequence GTGAGTCACCTGGCCGCCCTCGCGCTGTTCGTCCGCGAGGACGTGCTCGACACGGTCCGCGAGCGGCAGGTGTACATGCTGGGCGCGATCTACGTCCTCCTCGGCGCGCTCCTGACCTACTCCGAGGGGCGGACGGCGGCGCGGCTGTCCGGGAGCGCGCCCACCCTGACGACGGGGCTGTACGCGCTGTTCTCGATGGTTACGCCGCTGCTGGCGCTGGCCTTCTTCGCGTCCGCCGTCGTCGAAAAGCGCTCGAGCGGCGCCCTCAAGGTGGTCCTCGGCCTCCCGATCGATCGCGCCTCGGTCGTCGTCGGAACGTTCCTCTCGCGGAGCCTCGTGATCGCCGCGGCGATCGTCGTGTCGTTCGTCGCCGCCGTTCCGGTGGGGCTGGCCCTGGGACTGCCCGTCGATCCCGCGCAGTTCGCCGGCGTCGTCGCGGCCCTCGTCCTGCTGGCCGTGACGTTCACCGCGCTCGCGGTCGGTCTCTCGTCGACCGTCCGTACGTCGACCCGGGCGACGGCCGCCGCGTTCGGCGTCTTCGTGCTCTTCTTCTTCCAGCTGTGGGCCCAGCTTCCGCGGATCGCGCTCTACGTCGCCCACGGCTTCTCGTGGCCCGCGACGACGCCCGAGTGGGTGGCCTTCGTCGACGCGCTGAATCCGATAGCGGCGTACACCTACCTCGTCACCGGGCTCTTTCCCGATCTCGAGGGCGGGACGTTCGTCAGACCGCCGCCGGAACCGACGTTCTACCAGACGCCGGCGTTCGCGCTCGCGGTGCTGGCCGGCTGGATCGTCCTCGCGCTCGGTGTCGGCTACTGGCGGTTCCGAACGACCGACCTCTGA
- the ppk1 gene encoding polyphosphate kinase 1 has translation MRGDDTSESDRAEQWNRPTDRPNRTNRDDDVPTARAMSDGGSSSSDTDATAEEGAEDDASLAYDGDADDAPSADSDEGAGSEPDAVETAVGGSDADEPAPTSALPADTLSVDETSVADAATTTDRPSGAGGVRAESVNLSDPRYYLNRELSELAFQRRVLHEATDEKNPLLERVKFLAIFTKNVDEFIRKRVGGLKQQLAAGITEETPDGRTPREQWREALTEARSLLERQSRCYREEIRPALDEEGIHIVDYDELSAAERREVRDYFESSVLPTLTPLTFDPAHPFPFISNQSLSLGVLTRERPGADLTFSRVKIPRNQVRFVQLGDDDRYVLLEDVVRANLDLLFPDVDVVDTALFRVTRNAEVRRDEEVAEDLIEMIEEVLEERRFATVVRLEIERDAPVEVLEILRRELELDEREVFHLDGPLDYRDFFELAALDRPELQLPDWTPQPHPRLGTREDGRPIFDVIRDRDVLVHHPYHAFEDTVQRFLEEAANDPDVLAIKAAIYRTASDSKIIETLIDAARNGKQVAVMVELKARFDEENNLEWAKKLEEEGIHVAYGTIGYKTHTKTSLVVREEEDGVQLYSHIGTGNYHSETAKQYEDLGLLTADPDIGQDLVRVFNYFTGHSMHRDYRKLLVAPGNMRERFVDLVRTVAQRARDGEDARIVAKMNRLEDPQLVRELYRASMAGVDIDLIVRDICRLRPGLEDVSENIDVHSVVGRFLEHSRIFYFRAGDEDCYYTGSADWMTRNLDNRVEAITPIEDPRLQSRLDEILETILQDTRNRWVMQSDGTYERCRERVDEATTDVHATFMESARERTTRH, from the coding sequence ATGAGGGGGGATGACACGTCCGAATCCGACCGAGCGGAGCAGTGGAACCGACCGACCGACCGACCGAACCGAACGAATCGAGACGACGACGTGCCGACCGCTCGAGCGATGAGCGACGGCGGGTCGTCGAGTAGCGACACCGACGCGACGGCCGAGGAGGGAGCCGAGGACGACGCGTCGCTCGCGTACGACGGGGATGCCGATGACGCGCCTTCCGCTGATTCCGACGAGGGAGCCGGGTCCGAGCCCGATGCGGTCGAGACAGCGGTCGGTGGCTCCGACGCCGACGAACCCGCGCCGACCAGCGCTCTCCCCGCCGACACGTTGTCGGTCGACGAAACGAGCGTCGCGGACGCCGCGACGACGACCGACCGGCCCTCGGGAGCGGGCGGCGTCCGGGCCGAGTCCGTTAACCTCTCGGATCCGCGCTACTACCTCAACCGCGAACTCAGCGAACTCGCCTTCCAGCGGCGGGTCCTCCACGAGGCCACCGACGAGAAGAACCCGCTGCTCGAGCGGGTGAAGTTCCTCGCGATCTTCACGAAGAACGTCGACGAGTTCATCCGCAAGCGCGTCGGCGGCCTGAAACAGCAACTCGCCGCCGGCATCACCGAGGAGACCCCTGACGGCCGCACGCCCCGCGAGCAGTGGCGAGAGGCACTGACGGAGGCCCGCTCGCTGCTCGAGCGCCAGAGTCGCTGCTACCGCGAGGAGATCCGGCCCGCCCTCGACGAGGAAGGGATCCACATCGTCGACTACGACGAGCTCTCGGCCGCCGAGCGACGGGAGGTGCGGGACTACTTCGAGAGCTCGGTCCTGCCGACCCTGACGCCGCTGACGTTCGATCCGGCCCATCCGTTCCCGTTCATCTCGAACCAGAGCCTTTCCCTCGGCGTTCTGACCCGTGAACGACCCGGCGCCGATCTCACCTTCTCGCGGGTGAAGATCCCGCGAAACCAGGTCCGGTTCGTCCAGCTCGGCGACGACGACCGCTACGTGCTCCTCGAGGACGTCGTCCGAGCGAACCTCGATCTGCTGTTCCCGGACGTCGATGTCGTCGACACGGCCCTGTTCCGGGTGACGCGAAACGCCGAGGTTCGCCGCGACGAGGAGGTCGCCGAGGATCTCATCGAGATGATCGAGGAAGTCCTGGAGGAGCGCCGGTTCGCCACCGTCGTCCGCCTCGAAATTGAACGCGACGCGCCCGTGGAGGTCCTCGAGATTCTCCGGCGGGAGCTCGAACTCGACGAGCGGGAGGTGTTCCATCTCGACGGACCGCTCGACTACCGGGACTTCTTCGAACTGGCTGCCCTCGACCGGCCCGAACTGCAGTTGCCCGACTGGACGCCCCAGCCACACCCGCGGCTGGGAACCCGCGAGGACGGTCGCCCCATCTTCGACGTGATCCGCGACCGCGACGTCCTCGTCCACCACCCCTACCACGCCTTCGAGGACACCGTCCAGCGATTCCTCGAGGAGGCGGCCAACGATCCGGACGTGCTGGCGATCAAGGCGGCGATCTACCGCACGGCCAGCGACTCGAAGATCATCGAGACGCTCATCGATGCCGCCCGCAACGGCAAACAGGTCGCGGTCATGGTCGAACTCAAAGCCCGCTTCGACGAGGAGAACAACCTCGAGTGGGCGAAGAAACTCGAGGAGGAAGGGATCCACGTCGCCTACGGGACGATCGGCTACAAGACTCACACGAAGACCTCGCTGGTCGTCCGGGAGGAAGAGGACGGCGTGCAACTGTACTCCCACATCGGCACCGGCAACTATCACTCCGAGACCGCCAAGCAGTACGAGGATCTCGGCCTGCTGACCGCCGATCCCGACATCGGACAGGACCTCGTGCGCGTGTTCAACTACTTCACGGGCCACTCGATGCACCGCGACTACCGCAAACTGCTCGTCGCTCCCGGCAACATGCGCGAGCGGTTTGTCGACCTCGTTCGGACGGTTGCCCAGCGCGCCCGCGACGGCGAGGACGCCCGCATCGTCGCCAAGATGAACCGGTTAGAGGATCCGCAACTCGTCCGCGAACTCTACCGCGCGTCGATGGCCGGCGTCGATATCGATCTCATCGTTCGCGACATCTGTCGGCTCCGGCCCGGACTCGAGGACGTCAGCGAGAACATCGACGTCCACAGCGTCGTCGGCCGGTTCCTCGAGCACTCGCGGATCTTCTACTTCCGGGCGGGCGACGAGGACTGCTACTACACCGGCTCGGCCGACTGGATGACCCGGAACCTCGACAACCGCGTCGAGGCGATCACCCCGATCGAGGACCCGCGGCTCCAGTCGCGTCTCGACGAAATCCTCGAGACGATCCTGCAGGACACCCGAAACCGGTGGGTGATGCAATCCGACGGCACCTACGAGCGGTGCCGGGAGCGGGTCGACGAGGCGACGACGGACGTCCACGCGACGTTCATGGAATCGGCTCGAGAACGGACGACACGGCACTGA